In a single window of the Raphanus sativus cultivar WK10039 chromosome 9, ASM80110v3, whole genome shotgun sequence genome:
- the LOC108824248 gene encoding heavy metal-associated isoprenylated plant protein 44 yields the protein MSTFIAKSLGSLVSIVARFFSFRRRPKSNPRPTTHISYFRMSKKRPLSLQTVDLKVRMCCTGCVRIVRKAISKLRGVDSVEVEREMGRVRVVGYVDRNKVLKAVRRAGKRAEFWPYPEPPLYFTSTQNYFVDPSKEFKESYNYYRHGYNGTEQHGNIPVGSRGDDRVSNMFNDDNVNACRVM from the exons ATGTCTACTTTTATAGCAAAGAGTCTCGGATCCCTTGTCTCTATTGTAGCAAGATTTTTCTCTTTCCGACGCCGTCCTAAGTCTAACCCAAGACCCACCACACATATCAGCTACTTCAGGATGTCTAAGAAACGCCCACTTTCTTTGCAG ACGGTTGATCTCAAGGTCAGGATGTGTTGCACTGGTTGTGTCAGGATCGTTAGGAAGGCAATCTCAAAACTCCGAG GAGTTGATTCAGTAGAggtggagagagagatgggaaGAGTGAGAGTGGTGGGATATGTCGATAGAAACAAAGTGCTCAAAGCCGTGAGACGAGCCGGGAAGAGAGCTGAGTTTTGGCCATACCCTGAGCCTCCACTTTACTTCACATCCACTCAAAACTATTTCGTTGATCCCTCAAAAGAGTTTAAAGAGAGTTATAACTATTACAGACATGGTTATAATGGTACGGAACAACATGGTAATATCCCTGTAGGTAGTCGTGGAGACGACAGGGTTAGTAATATGTTTAATGACGATAACGTCAATGCATGCCGTGTCATGTAG